In Nymphaea colorata isolate Beijing-Zhang1983 chromosome 5, ASM883128v2, whole genome shotgun sequence, one genomic interval encodes:
- the LOC116253999 gene encoding uncharacterized protein LOC116253999, which yields MKLSTKQIQSPGRTDKYPPTPLLMRRLRLQGGSRRATARSKRTFSLLRRRASNYEATTTQEPSSPKVTCIGQVRVKKKKPSSSSSSTAPSTTTSRRKFSVFCRCFPGKPPGKSKSSSHGTVWRRFMTAIHDPLNKHAEEVEEEDDDEDVRVKERVAAFVPRENDELRARDSKDEETEGGKGEERAAAEPPKNALLLMRCRSAPLRDSSPMSRFWESPVVNSRGEQVMQNGNEELTDGGKEGNEEDEASAALPPPPPPSPPQPAPAADLGRASTDGIVSGGRRRRRDGESEWACEGISGIAKGGEISPVLTRCKSEPRPHTPAGIFPEAYFWKRRVGFS from the coding sequence ATGAAGCTGTCGACGAAGCAGATCCAGAGCCCCGGTCGGACGGACAAGTATCCGCCTACGCCGCTGCTGATGAGGAGGCTGAGGTTGCAGGGGGGAAGCCGGAGGGCGACGGCTCGGTCCAAACGCACCTTCTCGCTCCTCAGGAGGAGGGCCTCAAATTACGAGGCCACCACCACGCAGGAGCCATCCTCCCCCAAGGTCACTTGCATCGGCCAGGTTCGCGTCAAGAAGAAAAAGCCTTCGTCCTCTTCGTCCTCCACCGCACCCAGCACCACCACCTCCCGCCGGAAGTTTTCCGTGTTCTGCCGCTGCTTCCCGGGGAAACCCCCCGGGAAATCGAAGTCCAGCAGTCATGGAACCGTATGGCGCAGGTTCATGACGGCCATCCACGATCCCTTAAATAAGCACGCAgaagaggtggaggaggaggacgatgaTGAAGACGTCCGGGTGAAGGAAAGGGTCGCGGCATTTGTTCCCAGAGAGAATGACGAATTGAGGGCGAGAGACTCGAAGGACGAAGAGACAGAAGGTGGAAAGGGGGAAGAGAGGGCGGCGGCGGAGCCGCCGAAGAACGCCCTGCTGCTGATGAGGTGCCGATCGGCGCCGCTGAGAGACTCGTCTCCCATGAGCCGCTTCTGGGAGTCCCCCGTCGTTAACTCGAGAGGCGAGCAAGTAATGCAGAACGGGAATGAGGAGCTCACCGACGGTGGAAAGGAGGGGAATGAAGAAGATGAGGCCTCAGCGGCACTACCACCGCCGCCGCCCCCATCGCCGCCTCAGCCAGCACCGGCGGCAGATCTGGGCAGGGCTTCGACAGATGGCATCGTTTCAGGTGGgcggaggagaaggagggacGGGGAGAGCGAGTGGGCGTGCGAGGGCATCTCGGGGATCGCAAAAGGCGGTGAGATCTCGCCGGTGTTGACGCGGTGCAAGTCCGAGCCCAGGCCGCACACCCCCGCCGGGATTTTCCCGGAGGCCTACTTTTGGAAGCGAAGAGTGGGTTTCTCATAg